The genomic window TTCCATACGCCGAACATCCGTCTGCATCCGCCCCCGCTTCTCTGTCTTCTCAATCAGAAAATGTTGGTCGCCAAATGCCGCAATCTGCGGAAGATGCGTAATGCATAAGACCTGCTGGCCCTTCGATAGAGTCTTCAACTTCTTCCCCACCGCCTCGGCAGCCCGTCCGCCGATACCAATATCAATCTCGTCAAAGACCAGCGTGCGTGGCAGCGGCGCTTTTTTCTTCCGCGCACCAGCAGTTCCCTCTTCCACTGTCACCTTCAACGCCAGCATGACACGCGACATCTCGCCGCCCGAGGCAATCTCATGCAGCGGCTTTAACGGCTCGCCCGCATTGGTGGCAATCAGGCACTCCACCTGGTCCCATCCATGCGCCGTCCAAGCGCTCGAAGCCTGGTCCATTGTCACCTGAATCTTGAACTTCGTGCTCATCGCCAAGTCGTTGATCTGAGCCTCAGCCAGCTTCTCCAACTTTTTCGCCGCCTCTGCCCTGCTCCCAGAAAGCTGCTTCGCCGCTGCCTGATAAGCCGCAGCATCCTGCAACTCCTTCGCCTTCAGCTCCAACAGCAGAGCGTCTCTGTTCTCCACCTCGCTTAATTGTCGTGCCGCCTCTGCGCCAAAGGCGATGACCTCCGCCAGCGTCCGCCCGTACTTGCGCTTCAACCGATCGAGAGCTGCAAGCCGATCTTCAATCTCCTCCAGCCGTCCCGGCGCGGCATGAATGTTGTCAGCAAAATCGCGCACTCCTGCGTCCACATCTTCAACGGCAGCCTTCGCCGCTGCCAACTGCTGCGCAGGCTCCTGAAACCGCGCGTCGTACCGCGCCAGCTCCTCAAGATGCTTCAACGCCGAGCCCAGCGCCGCCTCAGCCGAATTCTCCGACTCATACAGCAGTTCATGAGCACCCATGGCCGCTGCATAAAGTTTTTCGGCGTTCCCCAGCACCCGTTTCTCCGCCTCTAACTGAACGTCCTCGTCCTCTGCCGACAGCCCTGCCTGATCAATCTCCTTGCTCTGAAATCTCCACAGGTCAGCCATCCGCAGACGATCCTGCTCCGCCGATTGCAGCTCATCCAGCTTGTCCGTCGTGGCTCGCCACACCGCAAACGCCTCAGCCACAGCATCCGTCGAGATAGCGCCAAACCTGTCGAGCAAAATCCTCTGCTGCGTCTGGTCGAACGATCCCAGCGTCTCTCCCTGCGAGTGCACCAGCGCCAGCTCCGGCGCAAGCTGCCGCAACACCCCTACCGTCGCGGGCTGATTATTGACGAACACCCGCCCCTTACCATTCGCCGCAATCTCGCGTCGCAGCAATATATGGTCAGCCTCGGCATCGATCCCGTTCGCTTCAAGAATTACCATCGCGCCGGGAGTCATCTCGAAGACACATCCCACGACAGCCTTGTCGGCCCCGTGCCGCACTACATCGGAAGACGCTTTGCCGCCCAACAGCAGCGCCAGCGCATCGATCAAAATCGATTTACCCGCTCCGGTCTCTCCGGTCAGCAGGTTCAATCCCAGCCCGAAGTTAGCGACCGCACGGTCGATCACAGCATAGTTTTCCGCGCGCAATTCCAGCAGCATGTAAGCCTCAGTCGGATGACGTATCGCGAGAATAGCAAACCTCGTGCCGAAGCATCTATCGCTCCCCCTTAGGCATCACAGCAGATGCCCCCACCTGCACTTCGCCCGAACCACGATTTACACTAACGACTGGTGATCAATAACTATGCTCTGGACCTTCGCCCTTGCTCTCCTCCAGGAAGACGTCTCTAACCCGGCTCCCATAGCCTCCAACGGCAGCGCGCTGGTAGAGATGGTTCACAACAGCGGCCCGGTCGCCTTCACGGTGCTGGTCATCCTGCTCATTGCCAGCGTCTTCTCCTGGGCAATCATGCTCTCCAAGTGGTCAAGCTTCCGCCGCGCCCAGATGCAGGGCCAGCGCTTCGTCCGTGCCTTCCGCAAATCCAGTCGCCTCAGCGAGATCGCCTCTGTCGCCGAGCAGTTCAAGCCCAGCCCGCTCGTCCCGGTCTTCGTCGAGATTCACGACGAGTATCAGCGCCAGAACGGCGGACGCGGCATGCCACGTAATCCGGTCGCCCTCGAACGCGCCGCGCAGACCGCCTCCAGCGAAGCCCTCACCGCGATGGAGAGTCGCATGACCTGGCTCGCCACCATCGCCGCCATCGCTCCCTTCATCGGCCTCTTCGGCACCGTCATGGGCATCATCGACGCCTTCCACGGCCTCGGCACCGCAGGCGCAGCCACCCTGCGCGCGGTCGCACCCGGCATCTCCGAAGCACTCATCACCACCGCAGCGGGCCTTATCGTCGCCATCCCCGCCGTCGTCGGCTACAACCAGCTCACCGCTCGCCTGCGCGAGTTCGCCTCACGTATGGACGACTTCGGCCGCGAGCTTCTCAACGCCATCGAGAACTCTGCTCTGGCCACACCGCCCGCACAACCTCAGCAACCCGAAGAGCCACGCCGGAGGGCCTTCTAGCAATGGCCTTCTCCGCCAAAGGTCGCACGCAGACGGCGCTCGCCGAGATCAACATCACGCCGTTGGTCGACGTCGTGCTCGTTCTGCTCCTCATCTTCATGCTGACTGCGCCCGTACTTCAGTCCGGCGTCATCGTGGCCATTCCCAAGACGCGTGCAGTCAATCAACTCACCGAAGAGCGCATGGTCGTGACCATCGACAAAGACCAGAACGTCTTTCTGCAGGACAAGCCGGTCAACGTCAACGACCTGCCTAATCTGCTGCGAACCGTTGGCTCTGCTCCCACTGCGAAGCGCATTATCTACCTGCGCGCCGACGAGCGCGTACCCTTCGGCGCCTTCGCCTCTGTGATGGATGCGGTCAAGCAGGCCGGCATCACCGACATCAGCATCGTCACCCAGCCGATCCAATCGAAGTGAAGCCAAGTGAGGACCGGGTCATAGCTACTCAGCTCCAATACAGCCGCGACACCAGCACCGATGACAAGCTCGGCGGCAACCTCGTCGGCTCGCTCGTCCTGCACGCGCTCGTCGTCGCAGTCATCCTCGGCTGGGCGTATATCTTTCGTGCGCACACGCCGCCATGGGGTGAAAACACAGCCAATGCCGGAGCCATTCAGGCCACCATGGTCGCGTCCATTCCCCTTCCACCCAAGCAGCGCGATCTCGACACAGGTGTACTCACCTCTGAGACGCCAAGCCCTGCTCCCGTCATCGCGAAGGAAAAGACCGCGCCCCCCCCAGACTTGAAAGCTATTCCCATCCCCACCAAGGTTGTGAAGCCGCCAAAAGTCGCGCCCAAAGAAACCCCACAGCCACCCAAACATGTTCAACCTGTGCAGCCTCAGCCTAAAAAGGCCACCACAGGCGACACCGGCGGTATCCGCATTCCTGAAGCGACCATGCAACTCAAAAATGGCTCCGCCAGCATGAGCGTGCAGGATCGTAACTTCGGAGCGCGCTTCGCCTACTACGTCAACATCGTCAATCGCACCGTCGCACAGAACTGGTTCACCCAAGAGGCTGACCCCGTCGCCTCCAACGGCAAAAGCGTCACCATCGTCTTCGACATCAATCACGAGGGAGTTCCCTCCAACGCCCGTGTCGAGACCCGCAGCGGTTCTCCCTCGCTCGACACCTCCGCCCTTCGCGCCCTGCAGCGAGTCGAAGGCTTCGGCCCCCTGCCTCAGGGCGACCATATAACTGTTGAGTACACATTCAATTACCGCAGGCAGTAACGTGTTTTAACGTTTTCAAACGCACCGCGTCTATTATTTGCATCTACCATAGGAGAGAATGCTTACCCCAGACCGCACATCCAACCGTCGCTCCGTGCGCCTGCCCATCTGGCTGGCAGCCATGTCCGTCCTTCTGCTCAGCGTCTCCGCGCTCCATGCACAGGACTGGTTCAAGACCGAGACCTCCAGCGGCGCCTCCAGCATCCGCATCGCTGTCGCCGATTTCAAGCCGCTCTCAACCGACCCGCAGACCTCTCCGTTCAAGCACACCTTCGATACGACCCTCTACAACGATCTTGCCAACGCGGGCATCTTCGACGTCGTCTCCAAGAGTCTTCAGCCGCAGTCCACGCCCGGCGCACCAGCCGAGATCAGCCTCGCGCAGTGGTCCGCTGCTCCCTCTTCAGCGGCCATGGTCGCCTTCGGAGGCTTCAGCGTTCAGAACGGCAGAATCATCTGCAACGGCTATCTCTTCGACGCCAAGAACACGCAGTATCCCCAGGTGCTCGCCAAGCAGTACAACGAAGCAGCCTCTGAAGACTCCGCCCGTCAGGTAGCCCACCGCTTCGCCGACGAGATCATCTTCCGCCTCGGCGGAGGCACCCCCGGCATCGCCGAAACCAAGATCTACTACGTCAAGATTGGCGGCGGCAACAAAGAGATCTGGGCAATGGACTACGACGGAGCCAACCAGCACCCCGTCACCCATCTCGGCACCGTCTCCATCTCGCCGCGCATCTCGCCCGACAACTCCCGCCTTGCCTTCTCTTCGCTGGGCAAGCACGGCTTCCAGATTCGCATGTACTCGCTCCTGCTCAACCGGATGGTCAACTTCCCCGAGTCAGGCGGCACCAACATCTCACCAGCATGGTCTCCTGATGGCAAAGACGTTGCCTACTCCTCTTCCCGTACTGGAGACCCTGAGATATGGATCTCGGACGCCAACGGCAGCCTCGCGCGGCGCATCACCAGCTTCCGCGGTCCGGATGTCTCGCCCGTCTACAACCCGAAGACCAGTGCCCAGATCGCCTGGGTCAGCGGCCGTACCGGCCTGCCGCAGATCTACATCATGGACACGGATGGCTCTGCCATTCAGCGCATGACCGACGGCGGCTACGCCTCTTCGCCCTCATGGTCACCCAACGGCCAGTTCCTCGCCTTCGCCTGGAACCGTAAATATGGCCCTGGCGCACCCGGCGGACAGGACATCTACGTGATGGAAGTCGCCACCAAGCGCTGGATTCAGCTCACCCACGATCAAGGCCCATGTGACTTCCCCTCCTGGTCGCCCGACGGCAGGCACATCGTCTACGCCAGCGCCGCCAACGGCAGAACGGCTCAGAACAAGATCTGGACCATGCTCGCCGACGGCACCCAGAAGCATGAGCTCACCGGCGCCGGTGGAGACATGCCAAACTGGAGCTGGAAATAAATACTTTTGTACCTCTGCGAAAGTTGTTTCGCAGTCAACTTTGATTGTTTGAGATACTGCTGCTTGAGCAAGGGAGATACGATGAACGTAACGCGAACCAAAATCAACCGGGCCATTGTGCTGGCCGCTACCGTAATCGCATTGGGAGCCGTCACCGGTTGCCACAAAAAAAATAGCGGCGTCAACCCGAACAGCCTCGGGCCTGGGCCTGCGGAGACCGGAGCAGCACCGACGGCCACCATCACTGCCGACCCCACGGCCATCGACCTCGGCCAGTCTGTCGTCCTCAACTGGCGCACCGAAAATGCCAGCAGCGTCACCATCGACGGCATCGGCCCGGTGAATGCCAACGGCACCCAGACTGTATCTCCTTCCACCTCGACCAACTTCCATCTCACTGCAAAGGGTGATGGCGGCACCACGGAGGCCAATGTTCGCGTTACGGTTCGTGTGCCTGAAGCTCCCACCGTTCCAGCCAACGAGAACGGCGACATGGGCAGCGACGAGGTCTTCCACCAGAACGTCAAGGACGTCTTCTTCGACTACGACAGCTACGATCTCCGTCCCGATGCTCAGTCCTCCATCTCACAGGCTGCCAGCTATCTAGCAGCGCACCCCGCCATCAAGGTCGTCATCGGTGGTTACTGCGATGACCGTGGATCGGCCGAGTACAACCTCGCGCTTGGCGAGAACCGCACCAACTCTGCCCGCACCGCGCTGGTCAATGCCGGAGTCGCCGCAAGCCGTCTCCGCGTCATCAGCTACGGCAAGGAGAAGCAGTTCTGCACCGACGAGAACGAGAGCTGCTGGCAGCAAAACCGCCGTGGGCAGTTCTCCCTCGACCGCTAGTCTAGAGCAGTTTTTCACTCACTCACCTCAGCCCCCGTGCATTTCACTGCACGGGGGCTGACAGCATCCAGAAAGCCGAGCGTCGCCCATGGCCAACCAAAAGAACAAGCTCTCCTCCGCCAACAAATCGATCCGCCTCGCCTCGGTCGCGATTCTCGGCACCGTGATGGTCTTCACCACGCCCGCCTTCGCTGCGAACCGCGACATGATCCAGCTTCAGACCCAGGTCCAGCAGTTGCAGGATGCCGTCGCCCGTCTCCAGCAGACCAACGACGAGCGCATGGGCGTCATGAAGGACCTCGTTCAGCAGAGCGCCGACGCCGTCAACAAGATGTCGTCCAACATGGATGATCTGAAGAAGCAAATGCTGGAACAGCAGAATGCGCAAGGCACCAAGATCGACCAGGTCTCCGGCCAGATCCAGTCCATGAACGACTCCCTTGACGAGGTCAAGGCGCGCATCGGCAATCTCGAAAAGCTACTTCAGAACATCCAGAACCAGCAGCAATCGATCAATGCCAACATGCAGAACGCGCAGCCTGCTGCCGGTGGCGGTATCCCGGATAACACCGCCGCTCCTGCCAACGCACCATCCGATGCTGCTGCATTGCCTGCCCCGAATACTGGAGCTGATGGCAAGCCTCTTGCAGGCACACCGCTACCAGCCGACAACGGCGCTCCAGCATCTCCTCCCGCCGACGAGCTCTACAAGACCGCTCTCGGCGACTATATGTCTGCCAAGTATTCACTGGCTTCCTCAGAGTTCGGAGACGTCACCAAGAACTATCCCGACAACCCTCTCTCCGGAAACGCCTTCTACTACCTTGGCGAGATCGACTATCGCGCCGGACACTATGTCGAAGCCATCAAGAGCTACGACAAGGTGATCAGCCAGTACCCCGCCAGCAACAAGGTTCCGGTATCGCGTCTGCACAAGGGCAACGCACTGATTGCCTCCAAGCAGACGGCAGACGGCGTCCGCGAGCTTCGTGACCTCATCCAGCGCTTCCCCAACTCTCCCGAGGCGATGCAGGCACGCAGCAAGCTGAGCGGCATGGGAGTTCCTGTAAAACCGCACCACTAATCCCCCATCAAGCAAATGAAAAGCAGGGCAACTCAGGCAATTCTCACTGGGTTGCCCTGCTCTCGTCAGGGCGGTACATTGGCTTAACGATGTCAAATATTTCAAACGCACTCGACCTCTTCCGCCTCGACAACAAAGTAGCCCTCATCACCGGGGCCGCCAGCGGTCTTGGCGCAGCCATCGCGACCGCTCTCTCGCAGGCCGGAGCCACCGTAGCTGTCCACGGCAACCGCCGCCCAGCCGACGATACCGCCGCCGCCATCAACGCCGCCGGTGGCCGTGCCGAAGCCTTTCAGGCCGACCTCTCCAGCACCACAGGAGCAGAGACGCTCTTCCATCAGGTCAAGCAGAAACTGAGCCGCGTCGACATCCTCATCAACAACGCCGGAACCATCCACCGCAACGCCGCCGAAGATACCCTGCTCGAAGACTGGCAGCAGGTCGTACAGGTTAACCTCACCAGCGTCTTCCAGCTCTCGCAGCTCGCCGCGCGCGACATGATCTCCCGCAACGCGCCCGGCAAGATCGTTAACATCGCCTCCCTGCTCAGCTTTCAAGGCGGCATTCGTGTCCCCGCCTACGCAGCCAGCAAAGGTGGAGTGGCACAGCTCACCAAGGCCCTCGCCAACGAATGGGCACCTAAAGGAATCCAGGTCAACGCCATCGCTCCCGGCTACTTCGCCACCACCAACACCGAAGCCCTGCAAGCCGACGAGACCCGCAACCGCCAGATCCTCGAACGCATTCCCGCAGCCCGCTGGGGACAGCCGCAAGACCTCGCCGGAGCCGCTCTCTTCCTCAGCTCCAGCGCCAGCGACTACGTCACCGGAACCATCATCACAGTAGACGGCGGTTGGATGGGCCGCTAACACCGGAAAACTCTACCTCGCCCATGGCATCCAACCTCACAGGAGATTCCTGCCATGGGCGATACAAATACCTACCAAATGCATCAGCGAGCCGCAGAGTTCCACCTTCAGGCGGCACACGCACACAACGCGGCAGCGGTATCCCACAACAAAGAAGATCATCTCAGCGCCCACGAACTCTCGCGCCAGGCGCACGAGCACTCCGCAAAGGCCTTTGAGGCTTCGCAAAAACTCATAGCTGAGTTCAAATCCGAAAAATAAAAATGTGAACTCCGACGCAGCTCATCGCGTCAGAGTTCACCTTTCATTCCTACTCCAGCGCAAGCCTCGGCAACTCCACCCCGCCACGCGCGCTCGAAATATACGCCGCCTCCACAGTCCGCATCGTGTCGATCGCATCCTCCACGCTCGTAGGAAGCGTCGTCGCTTCTCCCTGAACATAAGCCTGCAACGATCCCATCGATCCCATGAACGCATCGGGAAACCAGTTCCCGCTCACCGGGCCCTCGCTCCATCCGGCATCGCCGCGAACGATGTACTCGAGATTATCCGGCAGCCCCACCGGATAGTTCAGATTCACTCCCATCCGAGCCCGCATCGCACCCTCCATGCCCTCCCACTGCACAAAGCTCCGCTGCATCTTCGGGTCGAAGTCGTGGCTATGGTTCGCCGCGATGAACACGCGCTTGTCATCGCCATAGTCGAACGTAATCACGCTCTTCGTCGCCGCAAGCTCGGCCGTCCGCGGACTCCTCACCGTCTTCGCATACACGCCCAGCGGATTTCCAAACCAGCTCCGCACCAGGTCGACATAGTGGATCGAGTGGTAAAGAATCTCCAGCCGTGGCGCTGTCTTCAAAAAGCTCCAAAGCTCCCACGGCATATGGCAGCTCACTGAAACTTCCATATCGTGCACCGCACCCAACGCACCAGCATCGTATAGCGCACGCGCCGCCAGCATATTCGGAGCCCACCGCAACTGAAAGTTCACCGCCGCCGTCAGCCCCTTGCTCCGGCAGATCTTCAAAATTTCCGTAGCCTCGGCCAGCGTCTCTCCCATCGGCTTCTGCAGCAGCACCGCCGCGCCATCCGGCAACTGCGGCAGCACTGCCGTCTGCGATGGAGCCGGAACTGCACAATCGAATACCGCATCCTTTGGCGCATACGCCACTGCCTCTGCAATCGTCCCAGCCACAAACGGAATCTCAAATTTCTTCGCCAGCGCCCCCGCCTTTTCACGGTCCCTATCCACCACCGCGACCACAGAAAACCCAGCCTTCTTATAAGCCGGAAGGTGAGCATCATGCGCAATCCCACCCGCGCCTATCAGCACAATCGGCCGCGCCATCTTTGGCCTTGGAGCCACAGTCTCCCGCATCGCCTTCTCGAAATCCATCCGTCCTCCATTCACTAATGCAAAAGCCATTCTATTGTTAACGAGCACAACGCGCTCAACATTGCCCTCGCACCCGCTTGCAACCCGTCGTCGCGCACCGTACCTTGGAACCTGCATGTCGTCCACGCTCGAGCTCGCACTTTTCTCCTGTCTTCTCCTCGGCCTTCGCCATGGCTTCGACTACGACCACCTCGCAGCCATCTCTGACATCACCAGCGTCCAGCGCAACTGGCGCGAAGGCATGAAGCTCGGCCTGCTCTACGCTCTCGGCCACGCCCTTACCGTCGCCCTCCTCGGCTCCGCCGTCATCTTCCTGCACCTCTCGCTCCCCGCGCATCTCGATGCCGTCAGCGAGCGCCTCGTCGGTGCCACGCTCATCGTCCTCGCCATCTATGTGCTGGTCACCTTCCTCCGCCGCAAGCCCGACAGCGAGCATCACCACCACATCCCCCGCAGCCGCATCGCTCTCCTCATCTCCGGAGCACGCTACACCGGCTGGCAGATCCGTCGCCGCTTCAATCCCGATATCCCGCAACCCGAACCCTTCGCCTTCCAGTACAACCAAAGCTCCGTCTTCGTCGTCGGCATCATCCACGGCCTCGGCGCCGAAACCCCATCGCAGCTCCTGCTCTTTCTCCTCGCCGCAAACCTCGGAGGCACCAGCCGCGGCTTCATCGGCCTGCTCTCCTTCATCGTCGGCCTGCTCATGATGAACACCCTGATGACCGCATCCGCCTCAGGCATCTTCGCCGGTGCAACCAACCGCCCGCGCATCCAGACCGTCGTCACCTCGCTCACCGCGGCCTACAGCTTCATCATCGGAGCCATCTTCCTCTTCGGCATCTCCGACAAGCTTCCCCCACTCCTCCACTAACGAGAATTTCTTATGAGCACAGCGCCGATCTACGCCACCTACCCCAGCCTTGTCGATCAGGTCGTCCTCATCACCGGCGGAGCCTCAGGCATCGGAGCCGCCACCGTCGAGCAGTTCGCTCTCCAGGGCGCCCGCGTAGCCTTTCTCGACGTAGCCGACAAACCAGCTCTCGCATTGATCGAAGACCTCACCCCACGCTGCAAGCGCGCTCCCCTCTACCATCACTGCGACCTGACCAACATCGAAAGCCTCCAAGCCGCGATAGCCACCATCACCGAGCAGCTAGGCACACCACGCGTCCTCATCAACAACGCGGCCAACGATGACCGCCATCGCTTCGAAGACGTCACCGCTGCCTCATGGGACACCGGAATGGCTGCCAACCTTCGCCACCAATTCTTTGCCGCACAGGCCGTCGCTCCAAACATGAAGGCCGCAGGCGGCGGCTCCATCATCAACATGAGTTCCATCTCGTGGATGATTCCCACGCAACACCTCTCCGTCTACGTCACCGCCAAAGCCGCAATCGTGGGCATGACCCGTTCCATGGCCAAAGACCTCGGCCCCGCCAACATCCGCGTTAACGCTGTCCTCCCCGGAGCCATCCTCACCGAAAAACAACAGCGCCTCTACATGTCTCCCGAGTACGAACAGGAGCTCTTCAAAGTGCAATTCCTGAAGCGCCACATCCTCCCCGACGAAGTCTCGCGCCTGCTGCTCTTCCTCGCCGCAGACGACAGCTCCGCCATCACCAGCCAGAACTACATCATCGACGCCGGCTGGATGTAGCCGCCACACTCGATAAACTATCTCCATGCTCCGAGTCCCCTACGCCGACCTCTACGCTGCCCTCCTTAACGCCATACAGCAACTAGGCCTCCAGGGCGAACGCGCCGCCCTCTGCGCGCGCCTCTTCGCCGAAACCACACGCGACGGCGTCTACACTCACGGACTCAACCGCTTTCCCCGCTTCGCCGCCATGGTCCGCAACGGCAGCATCGACGTCAACGCCGAACCCGAGCGCACCGCCGCCTTCGGCAGCATCGAGCGCTGGGACGGCCACCGCGGCCCCGGCAACCTCAACGCCTACGCCGCCATCGAGCGCACCATCGCACTCGCCAAACAAAACGGCATCGGAGCCGTCGCTCTCGGCAACACCAACCACTGGATGCGTGGCGGAAGCTACGGCTGGCTCGCTGCCGAGCACGGCCTCTTCTCCCTCTGCTGGAGCAACACCCTCGCCAATCTCCCCGCCTGGGGCACCGCCATCCCCACCGTCGGCAATAATCCACTCGTCATCGCCGTCCCGAGACCACAAGGACACGTCGTTCTCGACATGGCCATGTCGCAGTTCTCCTACGGAACCCTCGCCGCCTACAGCAAACGCAACGCTCCTCTTCCCGTCCCCGGCGGCTACGACACAGCAGGCAATCTCTCCACCGACGCCGCAGCCATCGAAGCCTCGCAGCGCGCA from Granulicella sp. L56 includes these protein-coding regions:
- a CDS encoding OmpA family protein, which encodes MNVTRTKINRAIVLAATVIALGAVTGCHKKNSGVNPNSLGPGPAETGAAPTATITADPTAIDLGQSVVLNWRTENASSVTIDGIGPVNANGTQTVSPSTSTNFHLTAKGDGGTTEANVRVTVRVPEAPTVPANENGDMGSDEVFHQNVKDVFFDYDSYDLRPDAQSSISQAASYLAAHPAIKVVIGGYCDDRGSAEYNLALGENRTNSARTALVNAGVAASRLRVISYGKEKQFCTDENESCWQQNRRGQFSLDR
- the yiaK gene encoding 3-dehydro-L-gulonate 2-dehydrogenase, whose product is MLRVPYADLYAALLNAIQQLGLQGERAALCARLFAETTRDGVYTHGLNRFPRFAAMVRNGSIDVNAEPERTAAFGSIERWDGHRGPGNLNAYAAIERTIALAKQNGIGAVALGNTNHWMRGGSYGWLAAEHGLFSLCWSNTLANLPAWGTAIPTVGNNPLVIAVPRPQGHVVLDMAMSQFSYGTLAAYSKRNAPLPVPGGYDTAGNLSTDAAAIEASQRALPIGYWKGSSLSLVLDMMAAMLSGGLATHQFPLDPMREAGQSQLFLAVDPSHLGVAEELNQIAEGVIANLHGITPLDPARPLRYPGEQTLHLREENLRLGVLVEPELWQQLNATQ
- a CDS encoding MotA/TolQ/ExbB proton channel family protein, which codes for MLWTFALALLQEDVSNPAPIASNGSALVEMVHNSGPVAFTVLVILLIASVFSWAIMLSKWSSFRRAQMQGQRFVRAFRKSSRLSEIASVAEQFKPSPLVPVFVEIHDEYQRQNGGRGMPRNPVALERAAQTASSEALTAMESRMTWLATIAAIAPFIGLFGTVMGIIDAFHGLGTAGAATLRAVAPGISEALITTAAGLIVAIPAVVGYNQLTARLREFASRMDDFGRELLNAIENSALATPPAQPQQPEEPRRRAF
- a CDS encoding SDR family NAD(P)-dependent oxidoreductase; its protein translation is MSTAPIYATYPSLVDQVVLITGGASGIGAATVEQFALQGARVAFLDVADKPALALIEDLTPRCKRAPLYHHCDLTNIESLQAAIATITEQLGTPRVLINNAANDDRHRFEDVTAASWDTGMAANLRHQFFAAQAVAPNMKAAGGGSIINMSSISWMIPTQHLSVYVTAKAAIVGMTRSMAKDLGPANIRVNAVLPGAILTEKQQRLYMSPEYEQELFKVQFLKRHILPDEVSRLLLFLAADDSSAITSQNYIIDAGWM
- a CDS encoding tetratricopeptide repeat protein, coding for MANQKNKLSSANKSIRLASVAILGTVMVFTTPAFAANRDMIQLQTQVQQLQDAVARLQQTNDERMGVMKDLVQQSADAVNKMSSNMDDLKKQMLEQQNAQGTKIDQVSGQIQSMNDSLDEVKARIGNLEKLLQNIQNQQQSINANMQNAQPAAGGGIPDNTAAPANAPSDAAALPAPNTGADGKPLAGTPLPADNGAPASPPADELYKTALGDYMSAKYSLASSEFGDVTKNYPDNPLSGNAFYYLGEIDYRAGHYVEAIKSYDKVISQYPASNKVPVSRLHKGNALIASKQTADGVRELRDLIQRFPNSPEAMQARSKLSGMGVPVKPHH
- the tolB gene encoding Tol-Pal system beta propeller repeat protein TolB, translating into MLTPDRTSNRRSVRLPIWLAAMSVLLLSVSALHAQDWFKTETSSGASSIRIAVADFKPLSTDPQTSPFKHTFDTTLYNDLANAGIFDVVSKSLQPQSTPGAPAEISLAQWSAAPSSAAMVAFGGFSVQNGRIICNGYLFDAKNTQYPQVLAKQYNEAASEDSARQVAHRFADEIIFRLGGGTPGIAETKIYYVKIGGGNKEIWAMDYDGANQHPVTHLGTVSISPRISPDNSRLAFSSLGKHGFQIRMYSLLLNRMVNFPESGGTNISPAWSPDGKDVAYSSSRTGDPEIWISDANGSLARRITSFRGPDVSPVYNPKTSAQIAWVSGRTGLPQIYIMDTDGSAIQRMTDGGYASSPSWSPNGQFLAFAWNRKYGPGAPGGQDIYVMEVATKRWIQLTHDQGPCDFPSWSPDGRHIVYASAANGRTAQNKIWTMLADGTQKHELTGAGGDMPNWSWK
- a CDS encoding Gfo/Idh/MocA family protein; translated protein: MDFEKAMRETVAPRPKMARPIVLIGAGGIAHDAHLPAYKKAGFSVVAVVDRDREKAGALAKKFEIPFVAGTIAEAVAYAPKDAVFDCAVPAPSQTAVLPQLPDGAAVLLQKPMGETLAEATEILKICRSKGLTAAVNFQLRWAPNMLAARALYDAGALGAVHDMEVSVSCHMPWELWSFLKTAPRLEILYHSIHYVDLVRSWFGNPLGVYAKTVRSPRTAELAATKSVITFDYGDDKRVFIAANHSHDFDPKMQRSFVQWEGMEGAMRARMGVNLNYPVGLPDNLEYIVRGDAGWSEGPVSGNWFPDAFMGSMGSLQAYVQGEATTLPTSVEDAIDTMRTVEAAYISSARGGVELPRLALE
- a CDS encoding TonB family protein; amino-acid sequence: MKPSEDRVIATQLQYSRDTSTDDKLGGNLVGSLVLHALVVAVILGWAYIFRAHTPPWGENTANAGAIQATMVASIPLPPKQRDLDTGVLTSETPSPAPVIAKEKTAPPPDLKAIPIPTKVVKPPKVAPKETPQPPKHVQPVQPQPKKATTGDTGGIRIPEATMQLKNGSASMSVQDRNFGARFAYYVNIVNRTVAQNWFTQEADPVASNGKSVTIVFDINHEGVPSNARVETRSGSPSLDTSALRALQRVEGFGPLPQGDHITVEYTFNYRRQ
- a CDS encoding biopolymer transporter ExbD, with the translated sequence MAFSAKGRTQTALAEINITPLVDVVLVLLLIFMLTAPVLQSGVIVAIPKTRAVNQLTEERMVVTIDKDQNVFLQDKPVNVNDLPNLLRTVGSAPTAKRIIYLRADERVPFGAFASVMDAVKQAGITDISIVTQPIQSK
- a CDS encoding glucose 1-dehydrogenase, giving the protein MSNISNALDLFRLDNKVALITGAASGLGAAIATALSQAGATVAVHGNRRPADDTAAAINAAGGRAEAFQADLSSTTGAETLFHQVKQKLSRVDILINNAGTIHRNAAEDTLLEDWQQVVQVNLTSVFQLSQLAARDMISRNAPGKIVNIASLLSFQGGIRVPAYAASKGGVAQLTKALANEWAPKGIQVNAIAPGYFATTNTEALQADETRNRQILERIPAARWGQPQDLAGAALFLSSSASDYVTGTIITVDGGWMGR
- the recN gene encoding DNA repair protein RecN encodes the protein MLLELRAENYAVIDRAVANFGLGLNLLTGETGAGKSILIDALALLLGGKASSDVVRHGADKAVVGCVFEMTPGAMVILEANGIDAEADHILLRREIAANGKGRVFVNNQPATVGVLRQLAPELALVHSQGETLGSFDQTQQRILLDRFGAISTDAVAEAFAVWRATTDKLDELQSAEQDRLRMADLWRFQSKEIDQAGLSAEDEDVQLEAEKRVLGNAEKLYAAAMGAHELLYESENSAEAALGSALKHLEELARYDARFQEPAQQLAAAKAAVEDVDAGVRDFADNIHAAPGRLEEIEDRLAALDRLKRKYGRTLAEVIAFGAEAARQLSEVENRDALLLELKAKELQDAAAYQAAAKQLSGSRAEAAKKLEKLAEAQINDLAMSTKFKIQVTMDQASSAWTAHGWDQVECLIATNAGEPLKPLHEIASGGEMSRVMLALKVTVEEGTAGARKKKAPLPRTLVFDEIDIGIGGRAAEAVGKKLKTLSKGQQVLCITHLPQIAAFGDQHFLIEKTEKRGRMQTDVRRMEDAERTQEIARMLSGAKLTETSLKHAEHLLQSSR